A stretch of DNA from Leptolyngbya sp. SIO1E4:
TGGCTTTATCGGTGCGGAAGGTGAGATCCACCACGGAGACATCCGGAGTCGGTACCCGAAAAGCCATGCCTGTGAGCTTGCCTTTCAGCTCCGGCAGTACCAGCGTGACGGCTTTAGCCGCCCCTGTCGACGCAGGAATGATGTTTTGCCCGGCTCCCCGTCCTCCCCGCAAGTCTTTTTTGCTGGGGCCATCTACCGTGGGCTGTGTGGCAGTAGAGGCATGAACGGTGGTCATTAGCCCTTCTGCTAAGCCGAAATTGTCGTGAATGACTTTGGCAATAGGGGCTAGGCAGTTGGTGGTGCAGCTGGCATTAGAAACGATGAGGTCTTTAGCGGGGTCGAAGGTTTCGTGGTTGACGCCAACTAGCAGAGTAGAAATGGTCTCAGGATCTTTAGTGGGCGCTGAGATGACAACTCGTTTGGCCCCCGCATCAAGATGCTGCTTAGCGCCGTCATATTTCGTGAACAAGCCCGTGGCCTCAACCACGTAATCGGCTCCTAAATCTTTCCAAGGCAGCTCAGTCGGGTTGCGAATGGACATGCAGGGAATAAACTTGCCATCGACTTCAATGCCGTCTTCCTTGGCCTCAACCGTCCCAGCATAACGACCGTGGGTAGAGTCGTATTTCAGCAGGTAGGCCAGGTTCTTGGGCGGAACTAGGTCATTGATGCCCACGAACTCAATATTAGGATTTTTGATCGCTGCTCGAAATACTAAGCGACCAATGCGACCGAACCCGTTAATGCCGACTTTTAAAGTTGCCATAGCTTGGAGAATCCTTTGAAGTGCATTTGTAAAGGTCAATGCAAATCCCGGCGCTTATCTAGAAAGCGCCGCTCGTCACAAGTTTCAATGTAATCACGCCTGTTCTCAGGGGAGGTGATCCCTTGTTTTTCCTTCAGGGTTGAGGCGTTGCATATTACAAGGTGTGAAGTTTACCCCACCTCTGTCCCGCAGGCTGGCCTTCTGGGAAGCGCTTGGCTATCTATAGCCTGGTTCAGTTGAGTCCAGTACATCTGGGTTAAGACAGGGTCTAGGGTTTGGGATCTAGGATGTGCTTGATTAGCCTGCATACCGCTATCTAGCAGTTCGGGGTGCGATGGCTACTCTAAGCTGCGGATAAAGTTGCTCTATGGCTGCTCAGACGCGATGATATCCCCTAACAGGAGCGGGGCTGCGACCACCGATTAGATCCACAGATTGGGTATGTTTGCTCGATTCCATCGCTATCTTCATCGCCAACCCGTCAGACTACCGCTGAGCGCCGTGTTAACGGTTCCCTTCGTGTTCCAAACTGTGGTAGCGGTCGGATTAATCGGGTGGTTGTCTTGGAGCAATGGGCGCAAAAGCGTTGATCGGCTGGCCATTGAGTTAAGTTCTCAGATCACCGCCCGCATTCAGTATCGGGTTCAGAGCCACTTGGCCACACCTTATCGCCTCAACCAGATGTTTGAAGCGGCGATCGCGAGCGGAACCCTGGATGTTGACAATGACCGTGCCCTCCAAAATTTCTTTTGGCACCAGGTGCAGCTCACCCAATTGGGGACAACATTGGCTTACAGCAGTCGATTGGGGGAAGTCGTGGGCATTCACAAAAATAGCGACGGAGAGTTTCTCCAGCTATTGCAGACTGAAGCCACTGACTTTCACTGGAATGTGTATCTGCTGGATGCGGCTGGGCAACCCACAGACCTGGTCAGGAGTTTTGACCGCTCTCACCAGCGTTATCGCCCCTGGCATGAAGCGGCTCAACAACACGCCCAACCGACCTGGAGTCCTATCTTTCAAGCCCAGACTTTTCCCTCCCTGGTGATGACGGCGGCTCATCCCCTATTCGAGCCAGACGGCCAGCTAAAAGGCGTTTTAGGTGTCACGATTCCCCTATCCCAACTCACCCAATTCCTGCACGAGTTCACCATTAGCGCTTCAGGGCAGGCGTTTATCATGGAGCGGTCTGGTCAACTGGTGGCGACATCGGGGCAGCAATCGCCGCTGATGGTGGCTGACAAGGAGCCCAGTCGCGTGCCTGCGATCGCCAGTCAAGATCCGTTAATTCGGGCCTCTGCCAGGCATTTGCTAGAACGGTTTACCCAGTTCAGTCAAATTGAGGAGACCGCCTGTTTAGCAGTACAGATTGAGAACCAGCGGCACCTGATTGCAGCGACCCCCTTTACCGATGAGCAAGGATTAGACTGGCTCATCGTCGTCGTGATTCCTGAGGCTGACTTCACCGCAGAAATCCAGGCAAATACGCGGGAAACGATTGTGCTATGCGCGATCGCCCTGTTGATTGCCCTGGCAGTGGGCTCTTACACCAGTCAATGGATTGGCCAAACCGTCTTTCGACTCCAAACAGCTGCCAGGCGCATTGCTCAAGGTCAGTTTCAACAGAGCGTTGCCCCCAATCCCATCACGGAACTTGATGGGCTGGCTGGCTCCTTTAATCACATGGCAGAGCAGCTGCAGCAATCCTTTGCTGAACTACACGCTTTGAATGCAGCCCTCTCTGAGAGTGAAAGTCGTCTCAAGCAGTTTTTTGAGGCATTGCCTGTAGGGGTGGCGGTTCACCGTCCCGATGGGGCTATCGCTTATTTCAATCAGGCGGCTAGACAGCTGTTGGGTAAAAATATGCCTGGGGCCAGGGCTGACACTCCCTTGACGGACTATCCAGTCTATCGGGCTGGCACCAATCAACTCTACCCCGCCGAAGAGTTGCCAGCATTGCGGGCGCTGCGGGGCGAGACACTCATCATCGAGGATGTCGAAATCCATCACTCTGACCAAGTCATCTCGCTGGGTGTAAGAGCCACCCCCATTTTTGACGGAGAGGGCCAGATTGCCTATGCCGTGGTTGTTTTTGAGGATATCACTGCCCGTAAACAGGCCAAAAAGCTGCTAACCGATTACAACCGAACGCTGTCAGCCCAGGTGGCTGAGCGCACTGAAGCACTGCGTCACAGTGAAGCCACTAAACAAGCCATTCTCAGCGGCATCCCCGACTTACTCATCCGGATTAGAGCCGATGGCAAATACCTCAACTTTTTAAGTAATGGGGAGGTTCCCTTAGCCGTCAATGGCCATGAAGCCGAGCACTTAGATATTTACAAACTGGTGGATATCTATGAGATCACGCCTCACGATCTGGCCGAACAGCGAATGCACTATGTCCGACAAGCGATCGCGACGGGGGTGCGGCAAATCTACGAATACGACTTTGAGCTGGAGGGAAAAATCCGCCATGAAGAAGCGCGGATTGTTAAGACCGGTGAGGATGAAGCCCTCGTCATAGTACGGGACATCACCGATCGCAAACAGGCAGAGAAGGCTCAAGAAGAGTCGCTGTCGCTCCTAATAGCCACTCTGGAGTCAACGGCTGAAGGAATCTTGGCAGTGACGCAACAGGGAAAGGTTTTAGCCTACAACCAGAAATTTCTGCAGATGTGGAATCTGCCGATGTCCCTAGTGGCTCCTAACAGTAGTCCTGCGGAGCGCTTTCAACGACTGGCCGACCAGACGTTAGATCCGGCTGGTTTCAAAGCCAGAGTGATAGAACTGCTGAATCAAACCCCTGACGTGGAGGCATTAGAGCTGATCGCCATGCAGGATGGTCGGATTTTGGAGCGCTACACCCAGCCCCAGCGCCTGGGTGATCGCATCGTTGGTCGCATTTGGACCTATCGGGATGTGACCGCTGACAGGCAGGCGGCGACGGCTCTACAGGCTGCTAATCAAGAACTCGAACGCCTCGCGAATTTAGACGGGCTCACCCAGGTGGCCAATCGCCGCTACTTGAATACCTATCTGGCCCAAGAA
This window harbors:
- the gap gene encoding type I glyceraldehyde-3-phosphate dehydrogenase, giving the protein MATLKVGINGFGRIGRLVFRAAIKNPNIEFVGINDLVPPKNLAYLLKYDSTHGRYAGTVEAKEDGIEVDGKFIPCMSIRNPTELPWKDLGADYVVEATGLFTKYDGAKQHLDAGAKRVVISAPTKDPETISTLLVGVNHETFDPAKDLIVSNASCTTNCLAPIAKVIHDNFGLAEGLMTTVHASTATQPTVDGPSKKDLRGGRGAGQNIIPASTGAAKAVTLVLPELKGKLTGMAFRVPTPDVSVVDLTFRTDKATSYADICAAMKAAAEGPMKGILGYTDEAVVSSDFTTDPHSSTFDAGAGMELNANFFKAVSWYDNEWGYSCRVVDLMLYMAQKEGILSGIQIPATFGI
- a CDS encoding diguanylate cyclase; amino-acid sequence: MFARFHRYLHRQPVRLPLSAVLTVPFVFQTVVAVGLIGWLSWSNGRKSVDRLAIELSSQITARIQYRVQSHLATPYRLNQMFEAAIASGTLDVDNDRALQNFFWHQVQLTQLGTTLAYSSRLGEVVGIHKNSDGEFLQLLQTEATDFHWNVYLLDAAGQPTDLVRSFDRSHQRYRPWHEAAQQHAQPTWSPIFQAQTFPSLVMTAAHPLFEPDGQLKGVLGVTIPLSQLTQFLHEFTISASGQAFIMERSGQLVATSGQQSPLMVADKEPSRVPAIASQDPLIRASARHLLERFTQFSQIEETACLAVQIENQRHLIAATPFTDEQGLDWLIVVVIPEADFTAEIQANTRETIVLCAIALLIALAVGSYTSQWIGQTVFRLQTAARRIAQGQFQQSVAPNPITELDGLAGSFNHMAEQLQQSFAELHALNAALSESESRLKQFFEALPVGVAVHRPDGAIAYFNQAARQLLGKNMPGARADTPLTDYPVYRAGTNQLYPAEELPALRALRGETLIIEDVEIHHSDQVISLGVRATPIFDGEGQIAYAVVVFEDITARKQAKKLLTDYNRTLSAQVAERTEALRHSEATKQAILSGIPDLLIRIRADGKYLNFLSNGEVPLAVNGHEAEHLDIYKLVDIYEITPHDLAEQRMHYVRQAIATGVRQIYEYDFELEGKIRHEEARIVKTGEDEALVIVRDITDRKQAEKAQEESLSLLIATLESTAEGILAVTQQGKVLAYNQKFLQMWNLPMSLVAPNSSPAERFQRLADQTLDPAGFKARVIELLNQTPDVEALELIAMQDGRILERYTQPQRLGDRIVGRIWTYRDVTADRQAATALQAANQELERLANLDGLTQVANRRYLNTYLAQEWRRLAREQQPFSLILFDVDFFKRYNDYYGHPAGDDCLIRVARAAQQTIKRPADLVARYGGEEFAIVLPNTHLQGAAAIAQHLQMALQHLQIDHLQSEVSPFVTVSLGVACQLPTPGTAAERLVWEADVALYRAKRRGRNRCCLYQPDTEPPFSAV